From one Syngnathoides biaculeatus isolate LvHL_M chromosome 12, ASM1980259v1, whole genome shotgun sequence genomic stretch:
- the LOC133510084 gene encoding gonadotropin subunit beta-2-like, which yields MTLQMVTLFLAACGVWWMNPAVSNMLPRCHLTQQNVSLEKEGCLSCHLVETTICSGFCATEYPIFYGFPSEEPQVCMYEHVRHQQFELSDCLPGVDPVVKYPVALSCSCAACSILTSNCNEEPKEPTKADFCSQMSA from the exons ATGACCCTTCAGATGGTGACCTTGTTTTTGGCGGCCTGTGGTGTTTGGTGGATGAACCCTGCAG TGTCCAATATGCTGCCAAGATGTCACTTGACCCAGCAAAATGTGAGCCTGGAGAAAGAAGGATGTCTCTCCTGTCACCTTGTGGAGACGACCATCTGTTCCGGGTTCTGCGCCACTGAG TACCCGATCTTCTACGGTTTTCCCAGTGAAGAGCCTCAAGTGTGTATGTATGAACACGTGCGCCACCAACAGTTTGAGCTGTCTGACTGCCTTCCAGGCGTCGACCCTGTGGTCAAGTATCCTGTAGCGCTGAGCTGCAGTTGTGCTGCCTGCTCCATCCTCACGTCAAACTGTAACGAGGAACCCAAGGAACCCACGAAAGCAGACTTCTGTTCTCAGATGTCTGCCTAA